The following proteins come from a genomic window of Chryseobacterium glaciei:
- a CDS encoding M3 family metallopeptidase encodes MNILTEKFNTPYHSAPFNSIKNEDYLPAFKELIQTSEEEINAIVNNSEEPTFENVIEALAYSGEQLDAVSNIFFNLNSAETSDELQQIAQDVSPILTEYSSKISQNEALFNKIKKVYDEKEKYNLNEEQQMLLNETYKGFVRSGALLNEEDKEKLKNISMDLSLKSLQFGQNVLASTNNYFKHITNKEDLAGIPEAIIEQYAEEAKERELEGWVITLQYPSYLPFMTYAENRELRKEIALANGKKSFDGGEFDNQNLIKELLQLKQQKSELLGYTNYADYVLEERMAKSPTKVLDFLNELLTKAKPYAEKEIEELKSLAKADGIDEIQGYDHAFYAEKLRKAKYDLNDEELKPYFPLDQVQDAVFGLANNLFGLTFEERNDIPKYHEDVKVYEVFEAGSGKLEAGSNNPEKTFKSLLYVDYFPRKGKRAGAWMTSYKNQYKKDDENSRPHISIVCNFSKPTKDTPSLLTFQEVTTLFHEFGHALHGMLANTQYPTLSGTSVKWDFVELPSQFLENFCYEPEFLKTFAKHYKTGEILPDEKIEKIALSKNFMEGYQTMRQLGFGILDMNYHTKVSELENESVKEFEDKYTKATQLYPANPETAMSPSFSHIFQGGYSAGYYSYKWAEVLDADAFQYFKENGIFNPEIASKYKVLLSSGGTKDPMELYKNFRGSEPKVESLLKRAFG; translated from the coding sequence ATGAATATTTTAACAGAAAAATTTAACACACCATATCATTCAGCGCCATTCAATTCTATTAAAAATGAAGATTATCTTCCTGCTTTTAAGGAATTAATTCAAACATCAGAAGAAGAAATCAATGCGATTGTTAATAACTCTGAAGAACCAACTTTTGAAAATGTAATTGAAGCATTGGCGTATTCGGGAGAGCAATTGGATGCTGTTTCAAATATATTTTTCAATTTAAATTCCGCCGAAACGAGTGACGAACTTCAACAGATCGCTCAGGATGTTTCTCCGATCTTAACAGAATATTCATCAAAAATCTCTCAAAACGAAGCTCTTTTCAATAAAATCAAAAAGGTTTACGATGAAAAAGAGAAATACAATCTTAATGAAGAACAGCAAATGCTTTTAAATGAAACTTACAAAGGTTTTGTGAGAAGCGGTGCTTTGTTAAATGAAGAAGACAAGGAAAAATTAAAGAATATCAGCATGGATTTATCTTTAAAATCTCTGCAATTCGGACAAAATGTGTTGGCTTCTACTAATAATTATTTCAAACATATTACCAATAAAGAAGATTTGGCAGGAATTCCTGAAGCCATCATTGAACAATACGCCGAAGAAGCTAAAGAAAGAGAGCTTGAAGGCTGGGTGATTACATTACAATACCCAAGTTATCTTCCGTTTATGACCTATGCTGAAAACCGTGAATTAAGAAAAGAAATAGCATTGGCCAATGGTAAAAAATCTTTCGATGGTGGAGAATTTGACAATCAAAATTTAATCAAAGAGCTTCTTCAATTAAAACAGCAAAAATCAGAATTATTAGGCTACACCAATTATGCAGACTATGTTTTGGAGGAAAGAATGGCAAAATCTCCAACAAAAGTATTAGACTTTTTAAATGAATTGCTTACAAAAGCTAAACCTTACGCCGAAAAAGAAATTGAGGAATTAAAATCATTAGCAAAAGCCGATGGAATTGATGAAATACAAGGTTACGATCACGCTTTTTATGCTGAAAAACTTCGTAAAGCAAAATATGATCTAAATGATGAGGAATTAAAACCTTATTTCCCATTAGATCAGGTTCAGGATGCCGTTTTTGGATTGGCTAATAACTTATTCGGATTAACTTTTGAAGAAAGAAATGACATTCCGAAATATCATGAAGATGTGAAAGTGTATGAAGTCTTTGAAGCAGGAAGCGGGAAGTTGGAAGCAGGAAGTAACAATCCTGAAAAAACTTTCAAATCTCTTCTGTACGTTGATTATTTTCCTAGAAAAGGCAAAAGAGCCGGAGCTTGGATGACGAGTTATAAAAACCAGTATAAAAAAGACGATGAAAATTCTCGTCCGCATATTTCTATTGTTTGTAATTTCAGCAAACCGACGAAAGATACGCCGAGCTTGTTGACGTTCCAGGAAGTGACGACTTTATTCCATGAGTTTGGTCACGCTCTTCACGGAATGTTGGCGAATACACAATATCCTACCCTTTCCGGAACTTCTGTAAAATGGGATTTTGTGGAATTACCGTCTCAATTCCTAGAGAATTTCTGTTACGAACCTGAGTTCTTAAAAACTTTCGCCAAACATTATAAAACAGGTGAAATTCTTCCAGACGAAAAAATCGAGAAAATTGCTCTTTCTAAAAACTTTATGGAAGGTTATCAAACGATGAGACAATTAGGTTTCGGGATTTTGGATATGAATTATCATACTAAAGTTTCAGAGTTAGAGAATGAGAGTGTAAAAGAGTTTGAAGACAAATACACCAAAGCAACACAATTATATCCGGCAAATCCAGAAACAGCGATGAGCCCAAGTTTTTCACATATTTTCCAAGGTGGATATTCTGCGGGATATTATTCTTACAAATGGGCAGAAGTTTTGGATGCCGATGCGTTCCAATATTTTAAAGAAAACGGAATTTTCAATCCTGAAATCGCCTCAAAATATAAAGTTCTTCTTTCTTCCGGTGGTACAAAGGACCCAATGGAATTGTATAAGAATTTCAGAGGAAGCGAGCCGAAAGTGGAGAGTTTGTTGAAGAGGGCGTTTGGGTAA
- a CDS encoding GIY-YIG nuclease family protein encodes MKLGKSIRIYLKEGSVSGIKLAELVNLTIQSLSCPRNKITELNSSFQNQVNTQGVYFLVGTDDETGKPKVYIGEAENVWERLKNHAINKDFWTEVILFTSKDDNITKSHIKYLESRLIEITKEAERYILDNSNTPTLTLLPLPDRDAMEEFIQNIKLLNGVLGYKFLEKQLASKRNNDSLNNSFTIQEKSEKELFFNSRTIVAKAIQTDEGVVVLSGSEVSENESANYGYKTLREELILDTTISKDQLGKLVFNKDHLFKSPSAAAAVIVGYSINGRRSWKNKDGKTLDEIEKSKIK; translated from the coding sequence ATGAAACTAGGAAAAAGTATTAGAATATATTTAAAAGAGGGGTCAGTCAGTGGAATAAAATTAGCTGAATTAGTCAACCTTACAATTCAATCATTATCTTGTCCAAGGAATAAAATAACTGAGTTAAACTCATCTTTTCAAAATCAGGTAAACACTCAAGGTGTATATTTTTTAGTTGGAACTGATGATGAAACTGGCAAACCTAAAGTTTATATTGGTGAAGCAGAAAATGTATGGGAAAGGTTAAAAAACCATGCAATTAATAAAGACTTTTGGACAGAAGTAATTTTATTTACAAGTAAAGACGATAATATAACAAAATCACATATCAAATATTTAGAAAGTCGTTTAATTGAAATAACAAAAGAAGCAGAAAGATATATCTTAGACAATAGTAACACCCCTACTTTAACCTTGCTGCCATTACCAGATCGCGATGCAATGGAAGAGTTTATACAAAATATTAAACTTTTAAATGGTGTTTTAGGATATAAATTTCTCGAAAAACAATTAGCTTCGAAAAGAAATAATGATAGTCTAAATAATTCCTTTACAATACAAGAAAAATCAGAAAAGGAGCTCTTCTTTAATTCAAGAACAATTGTTGCCAAAGCAATACAAACAGATGAAGGAGTTGTTGTTCTTTCTGGTTCAGAAGTTTCAGAAAATGAATCTGCAAATTACGGTTACAAAACATTAAGAGAAGAATTAATTTTAGATACAACAATTTCAAAAGATCAATTGGGGAAATTGGTTTTCAATAAAGATCATCTCTTTAAAAGTCCATCAGCAGCTGCCGCAGTCATAGTTGGTTATTCAATTAATGGAAGAAGAAGCTGGAAAAATAAAGATGGTAAAACTTTGGATGAAATCGAAAAAAGTAAAATAAAGTAG
- a CDS encoding SRPBCC family protein produces MKTILKIIGVIVLLIIGYTVIAMLAFGKNYHYEKSMVINAPKDKVWQQISSMKAFNQWNPWMKLDKTMKVTYTGTSGEVGDKYCWDSKNDDAGAGCQEIKELVLNEKQKTEMIFVKPFEGQATSEIVLSSEGNATKVVWTMDTEQDPMMKIMRPMMDYQMGKSYEEGLNNLKALVEK; encoded by the coding sequence ATGAAAACAATTTTAAAAATTATTGGCGTAATTGTTCTTTTAATTATTGGATATACCGTAATCGCAATGCTGGCTTTTGGTAAAAATTATCATTATGAAAAATCGATGGTAATTAATGCTCCGAAAGACAAAGTATGGCAACAGATAAGCTCGATGAAAGCTTTTAACCAATGGAATCCGTGGATGAAATTAGATAAAACGATGAAAGTCACTTATACCGGAACTTCCGGAGAAGTGGGAGACAAATACTGTTGGGACAGCAAAAATGATGATGCTGGAGCAGGTTGTCAGGAAATCAAAGAATTAGTTTTAAACGAAAAACAAAAAACAGAAATGATTTTTGTAAAACCTTTTGAAGGGCAGGCAACCTCTGAAATCGTTTTGTCTTCTGAAGGAAATGCTACAAAAGTAGTCTGGACTATGGACACTGAGCAAGATCCTATGATGAAAATAATGCGACCAATGATGGATTACCAAATGGGGAAATCCTATGAAGAGGGTTTGAATAATTTGAAAGCGTTGGTAGAAAAATAA
- a CDS encoding tetratricopeptide repeat protein, which produces MNNITQRLENVKKLQAKRWENEDHWDDINDLLVKELDEILLIEPENTAALINIGAVYSDMGENEKAIHYLKTALDLGSEDKNLFINLAIVMVYMEMHQEEYHEYLETAEDKLEDPLTFKAYFDPNSQ; this is translated from the coding sequence ATGAATAACATAACCCAAAGATTAGAAAACGTAAAAAAACTCCAGGCAAAAAGATGGGAAAATGAAGATCACTGGGACGACATTAATGATCTTTTAGTTAAAGAACTGGATGAAATTTTACTCATCGAACCGGAAAATACAGCAGCTTTAATCAATATCGGAGCGGTGTATTCTGATATGGGAGAAAATGAAAAAGCTATACACTACTTGAAGACTGCATTAGACTTAGGTTCTGAAGACAAAAACCTGTTTATAAACTTGGCTATCGTCATGGTTTACATGGAAATGCACCAAGAAGAATATCATGAATATCTGGAAACGGCTGAAGATAAATTGGAGGATCCTTTGACTTTTAAAGCTTATTTTGATCCAAATTCTCAGTAA
- a CDS encoding prolyl oligopeptidase family serine peptidase, translated as MHKIKLKQNLTLLLLIFTINQSFAQKKEFRETKVDTLTFLNNRKLLNSLNTDKFQKKIFADNDIKIPYRFLMPKNNRTNEKFPLVITFHNSTRIGNDNENQLEPFAKIWLRDEIYEKFPCYVVAPQFNTRSTNYEINGEGIQVSKPSNEVSTLLKLIKDLEKEYPNIDKSRIYLIGYSMGGSTAQNLMNLSPNTFAAVVSVAAVPDLSNLSKIKEKNIWLIHGKNDDENPYVGSVELYNKLPSDKNLIFTTFTNLNHNNIVIPFLITDEIPKWLFEKRK; from the coding sequence ATGCATAAAATAAAACTAAAGCAAAATCTAACACTCCTTTTATTAATCTTCACCATCAATCAATCTTTTGCACAAAAGAAGGAATTTCGGGAGACAAAAGTTGATACGCTTACCTTTTTAAACAATAGAAAATTATTAAACAGCTTAAATACCGATAAATTTCAAAAGAAAATATTCGCAGATAATGACATTAAAATTCCATATAGATTTTTAATGCCTAAAAATAATCGAACAAACGAGAAATTTCCGCTGGTTATTACATTTCATAATTCTACAAGGATTGGAAATGATAATGAAAATCAGCTTGAACCATTCGCTAAAATATGGTTGCGAGATGAAATTTATGAGAAATTTCCATGTTATGTTGTAGCACCACAATTTAATACACGCTCTACAAATTATGAGATCAATGGAGAAGGAATTCAAGTCTCAAAGCCTTCCAACGAGGTTTCGACTTTATTGAAACTGATTAAAGATCTTGAGAAAGAATATCCCAATATTGATAAAAGCAGAATCTATCTGATTGGTTATTCGATGGGAGGTTCAACTGCTCAAAATCTTATGAATTTGAGCCCCAATACATTTGCAGCCGTTGTTTCTGTTGCAGCCGTTCCGGATTTGTCGAATCTTAGTAAAATTAAAGAGAAAAATATCTGGTTAATTCACGGTAAAAATGATGATGAAAATCCATATGTTGGCAGCGTTGAATTGTACAATAAACTTCCTTCCGACAAAAATCTGATCTTCACGACTTTCACCAACCTTAATCATAACAATATTGTGATTCCGTTTTTGATAACAGATGAAATTCCGAAATGGTTATTTGAAAAACGTAAATAA